From the genome of Thermococcus chitonophagus, one region includes:
- a CDS encoding ABC transporter permease, whose translation MSGIRRYLVRKIIIYILTFIFAVTIDFIIPRLMPGDPIAVLLSRFATLPDVTKYLHSYFMQAFGLDKPLWVQYITFWKAVLHGDLGISIYYYPKPVAQIIKEALPYDLALLVPSIVASWIVGNWLGALAGKNRKLDSYLMPIFYFLQASPYFWFAILLAYLFSVKLGWFPIAGAYSYGIIPSLSWTFIKDYLHHWFLPFLSLFLVQLGGWAIGMRNMIIYEIEADYARYLESLGASERLIMKHAFKNAMLPQITGLALQLGLIVAGNVTVQVVFSYPGIGYVLMQGILNQDYFLIQGCFLVIILNVLVANFLIDLLYAVVDPRVRSAYMEGA comes from the coding sequence ATGAGTGGGATCAGGAGATATTTAGTAAGGAAAATCATAATATACATATTAACTTTCATATTCGCGGTAACGATAGATTTCATAATCCCCCGTCTAATGCCCGGTGATCCGATAGCAGTTCTTCTCTCCAGGTTTGCCACGTTACCTGATGTAACTAAATACTTACACAGCTATTTTATGCAGGCTTTTGGACTGGATAAGCCCTTATGGGTTCAGTACATAACCTTCTGGAAGGCCGTTCTTCATGGTGATTTGGGAATAAGCATTTACTATTATCCAAAGCCTGTGGCTCAAATAATTAAGGAAGCGTTACCCTATGACTTGGCCCTCTTAGTTCCATCCATCGTAGCGAGTTGGATAGTTGGTAATTGGCTTGGAGCTTTGGCAGGTAAAAATAGAAAGCTTGACTCTTATCTGATGCCCATATTTTACTTCCTTCAAGCATCTCCCTACTTCTGGTTTGCTATCCTATTGGCATATCTATTCTCCGTCAAGTTAGGTTGGTTCCCCATAGCCGGTGCTTACAGCTATGGAATAATTCCCTCCCTTAGTTGGACTTTCATTAAAGACTACCTACACCACTGGTTCCTCCCGTTTCTCAGCCTATTCCTTGTTCAGCTTGGAGGTTGGGCTATTGGAATGAGAAACATGATAATATATGAAATAGAGGCTGACTACGCTAGATACTTGGAGAGCTTGGGAGCCTCGGAAAGGCTGATAATGAAGCACGCATTCAAGAACGCAATGTTGCCCCAAATTACCGGTCTGGCACTGCAGTTGGGCCTTATAGTGGCTGGGAACGTTACAGTTCAGGTTGTCTTCTCTTATCCTGGGATTGGTTACGTACTGATGCAGGGCATACTTAACCAAGACTACTTCCTGATTCAGGGGTGCTTTTTGGTGATAATATTGAACGTCCTAGTTGCCAACTTCCTAATTGATCTCCTGTACGCGGTTGTGGATCCCAGAGTAAGATCTGCTTACATGGAGGGAGCTTGA
- a CDS encoding PIN domain-containing protein — MKRLPQRIAFDPPSFIQITKKQNKELLEFILAEFDVYIPIPTLHAYLLAKAFKETELKREIEELREVFHIIDIDDKIIEQLAELDAALIKEGIFMKFDDLLVGVSAIVTNSLLVVSMEPAKFYPLRKYGLDIIGFEKFLEEVSTLAREEAKKEKILIS; from the coding sequence ATGAAAAGACTACCTCAAAGAATAGCATTTGACCCTCCTTCCTTTATCCAAATAACAAAAAAGCAAAATAAAGAATTGTTAGAATTCATCTTAGCAGAATTTGATGTTTATATTCCAATCCCCACTCTCCACGCATACTTACTGGCCAAGGCCTTTAAAGAAACGGAACTAAAAAGGGAGATAGAGGAATTAAGGGAAGTCTTTCACATTATAGATATAGATGACAAAATAATTGAACAACTTGCTGAACTTGATGCCGCATTAATTAAAGAAGGCATTTTCATGAAATTTGATGACCTTTTGGTTGGTGTTTCTGCCATAGTCACTAATTCACTCCTAGTTGTAAGTATGGAGCCAGCAAAATTTTATCCATTACGAAAATATGGACTAGATATAATAGGATTTGAAAAATTCCTAGAAGAAGTTAGTACCTTAGCAAGAGAAGAAGCAAAGAAAGAGAAAATTTTGATCTCCTGA
- a CDS encoding TrmB family transcriptional regulator produces MEDIIAKLIRLGLKEYEARVYATLVIIGPAKASDIAKESGVPRPRVYDVLKELHRKGFVEISEGSPTYFRAVDPEKVIATLRDEYIRSAEEVIIMLKSYQRERQEEWLPVWYLQGEWSVKNRVEELASRAEREFVAAFMDLKLALKFRKAFENAKSRGITPIILFITKTRCYESHLNELGKVYFIPLSKILEGEPRDFMEAVARALFSTKERYIVKGLFIRDSQESILVYEEGGLKGLMVKISFIPVIQREVIEYYLRKT; encoded by the coding sequence ATGGAGGACATAATTGCGAAGTTGATTAGGCTTGGGCTTAAGGAGTATGAAGCGAGAGTTTATGCGACTTTAGTAATCATCGGGCCAGCAAAGGCGAGCGACATTGCGAAGGAGAGCGGAGTTCCGAGGCCTAGGGTCTATGACGTCCTTAAGGAGTTGCACAGAAAGGGATTCGTTGAAATTAGCGAGGGAAGTCCAACGTATTTTAGGGCAGTTGATCCCGAGAAAGTTATAGCAACACTAAGGGATGAATACATTCGATCGGCGGAAGAGGTCATAATAATGCTCAAGAGTTACCAGAGGGAGAGACAAGAGGAATGGTTGCCGGTATGGTACCTTCAGGGAGAATGGAGCGTTAAAAATCGTGTTGAGGAGCTTGCAAGTAGGGCTGAGAGGGAGTTCGTGGCGGCGTTTATGGATCTAAAGCTGGCTTTGAAGTTTAGGAAGGCCTTTGAAAATGCAAAAAGCAGAGGGATAACCCCGATTATTCTGTTCATCACTAAGACTAGGTGTTATGAAAGTCATCTAAATGAGCTGGGGAAGGTGTACTTCATCCCTCTATCGAAGATCCTCGAAGGTGAACCCAGGGACTTTATGGAAGCCGTTGCAAGGGCTTTGTTCTCCACAAAGGAGAGGTACATAGTAAAGGGTCTGTTTATTAGGGATTCCCAAGAGTCGATTCTTGTTTATGAGGAGGGAGGCTTGAAAGGCCTCATGGTGAAGATATCCTTTATTCCAGTGATTCAGAGGGAAGTAATAGAATACTACCTGAGGAAAACTTAG
- a CDS encoding ABC transporter substrate-binding protein, translating to MKRTLSIVLGLVVLISLLGPVMAQEELPRTETLYVGGGLWSQPNNFNPLVSWAAVTGTIGLIYETLFIYDPLRDKLEPWLAESGKWVNDTVYEIKLREGLTWQDGKPLTAEDVKFTFELAKKYPGISFSPIWSWLGEVKVIDNRTVQFIFKEPHYEEWKYWLYNIPIVPEHIWKNIKDPVNYANTDNPVGSGMYKLYKRDQMRAIFIRNDKWWGIKYFGKPAPKYIVYVIVYSNNLALSMLVKGDLDWSNFFIPGVPDVKSKYGIVTWFDKAPYHLPANTAFLFLNNQKPPLNNPEFRRAIAYAINPKEIAARASQNQVTPADPTGLLIQYPAFKKIYYKEAVEKYGFTYDPKKANEILDKLRFKDVNGDGYREFPDGKPLKLTIIVPYGWTDWMEMARIISEQLGLVGIRVEPKFPDFSKYYEDLTKGTFEMAINNFGSQVYATPWQWFNWLLYPGVTPIGKPTYSGNWGRYKNEKVAELLHLINIEKDENKKLQYYHELQEIFLKDLPYIPLVYNGAWFEASTQYWTNWPTEHNPYAFPITWQGYWQMGGLKTLLGIKPAQKSTETVKEKTQTVVVTETVVKTETEKITETPTTTQSQSSPTTTATEGGICGPAAIIGLAAIPLFLRRRK from the coding sequence ATGAAGAGAACCCTGTCTATAGTCCTGGGTTTAGTCGTCTTGATTAGCCTATTGGGGCCTGTTATGGCCCAAGAGGAACTTCCTAGAACGGAGACTCTATATGTGGGAGGAGGACTTTGGAGCCAGCCAAATAACTTCAATCCACTTGTAAGTTGGGCCGCAGTTACAGGTACAATAGGATTGATTTATGAAACGCTGTTCATATATGATCCATTAAGGGACAAACTTGAACCTTGGCTAGCTGAGAGTGGAAAGTGGGTAAATGATACAGTTTACGAGATAAAGCTTAGAGAAGGCCTAACTTGGCAAGATGGAAAGCCCCTAACAGCTGAGGACGTTAAATTTACCTTTGAACTCGCTAAAAAATATCCAGGAATTAGCTTTTCTCCAATATGGAGCTGGCTTGGCGAAGTGAAGGTAATTGACAATAGAACTGTGCAATTTATATTCAAGGAACCCCACTATGAAGAGTGGAAGTACTGGTTATATAACATTCCTATAGTGCCGGAACACATCTGGAAGAATATAAAAGACCCGGTAAACTATGCGAATACCGATAATCCAGTTGGATCGGGAATGTATAAGCTTTACAAGAGAGATCAGATGAGGGCAATTTTCATTAGGAATGACAAGTGGTGGGGTATAAAGTACTTTGGAAAACCTGCTCCCAAGTATATAGTCTATGTAATAGTTTACAGTAATAACCTAGCACTATCAATGCTTGTGAAAGGAGATTTGGACTGGAGCAACTTCTTCATTCCGGGAGTTCCTGATGTTAAGAGTAAGTATGGAATTGTGACATGGTTTGACAAAGCCCCCTACCACTTGCCTGCTAATACAGCGTTTCTATTCCTTAATAATCAAAAACCCCCACTTAACAACCCAGAGTTTAGAAGAGCTATAGCTTATGCAATTAACCCAAAGGAGATAGCGGCCAGAGCTTCCCAAAATCAGGTGACGCCTGCAGACCCTACAGGGTTGTTAATCCAATATCCTGCATTCAAGAAGATCTACTACAAGGAAGCAGTTGAGAAATACGGTTTCACTTATGATCCCAAGAAGGCCAATGAGATTCTTGATAAGTTGAGATTCAAGGATGTGAATGGAGATGGATACAGGGAGTTCCCAGACGGAAAGCCCCTTAAGTTGACTATCATCGTGCCGTATGGATGGACTGACTGGATGGAGATGGCGAGGATAATAAGTGAGCAACTAGGATTAGTTGGAATTAGGGTTGAGCCCAAGTTCCCGGACTTTAGCAAGTACTATGAGGATCTAACTAAGGGAACGTTTGAGATGGCAATAAACAACTTCGGAAGCCAAGTCTATGCAACACCATGGCAATGGTTCAACTGGCTCCTGTATCCAGGAGTTACCCCAATTGGAAAGCCAACTTATTCAGGAAACTGGGGTAGGTACAAGAATGAGAAAGTCGCTGAGTTACTACACCTGATTAACATAGAGAAAGACGAGAACAAGAAGCTCCAATACTATCATGAACTCCAGGAGATATTCCTCAAGGATCTACCCTATATCCCGCTCGTCTACAACGGTGCATGGTTCGAGGCTAGCACTCAATACTGGACCAACTGGCCAACCGAGCACAATCCATATGCATTCCCAATAACCTGGCAGGGCTACTGGCAGATGGGTGGATTAAAGACCTTGCTCGGAATCAAGCCAGCGCAGAAGTCTACTGAGACCGTTAAGGAGAAGACCCAGACGGTAGTTGTTACGGAAACCGTGGTCAAGACTGAGACAGAGAAGATAACTGAAACCCCAACAACCACACAATCACAATCGTCACCAACTACGACAGCAACTGAAGGAGGCATCTGTGGTCCAGCAGCTATAATAGGGCTTGCTGCTATTCCACTCTTCCTGAGAAGGCGGAAATAA
- a CDS encoding ABC transporter ATP-binding protein: MTALAVKGLRKRYGSFEAVRGISFKVEKGEIFGLIGPNGAGKTTTIKLIVGLLRPDGGEVKLLGREMPNKDVLRRVGYMPQELALYMNLTVEENLEFYSRLYGLSKREFNQRKDWTLKFVGLDKFKDRIVRELSGGMQRRVSLACALIHEPEFLILDEPTVGVDPNLRANFWGYFRQLTESGASILITTHYMDEAVNCDRIAVMMKGKIVTIASPQEIMEKTESRTLEEAILKLTRW; this comes from the coding sequence ATGACCGCCCTTGCTGTTAAAGGGCTCAGAAAGAGGTACGGAAGCTTTGAAGCCGTCAGAGGGATATCTTTCAAGGTAGAAAAAGGCGAAATATTCGGCCTCATTGGACCCAATGGTGCTGGTAAAACAACAACTATCAAGCTTATTGTGGGCCTGCTAAGGCCGGATGGAGGTGAAGTTAAGTTACTTGGGAGAGAAATGCCCAATAAAGACGTTCTCAGGAGAGTTGGATACATGCCACAGGAGTTGGCCCTCTACATGAACTTGACCGTAGAGGAGAACCTCGAATTCTATTCCCGACTTTATGGCCTTTCAAAAAGGGAGTTTAATCAAAGAAAAGACTGGACGCTAAAGTTTGTTGGTCTCGATAAATTCAAGGATAGAATAGTTAGAGAGCTCAGCGGGGGAATGCAGAGGAGGGTATCTCTAGCGTGTGCCCTGATACATGAGCCAGAATTCCTAATATTAGACGAACCAACGGTGGGAGTTGATCCAAATCTAAGGGCTAATTTCTGGGGGTACTTCCGCCAGCTGACCGAAAGCGGGGCCTCTATCCTCATAACCACACACTACATGGACGAAGCAGTGAACTGCGACCGCATCGCGGTCATGATGAAAGGCAAAATCGTCACAATAGCAAGTCCCCAGGAGATCATGGAAAAAACAGAATCAAGAACACTTGAGGAGGCAATTCTAAAGCTCACTAGGTGGTGA
- the bgaS gene encoding beta-galactosidase BgaS gives MLPENFLWGVSQSGFQFEMGDRLRRHIDPNTDWWYWVRDEYNIKKGLVSGDLPEDGINSYELYERDQEIAKDLGLNTYRIGIEWSRVFPWPTTFVDVEYEIDESYGLVKDVKISKDALEKLDEIANQREIIYYRNLINSLRKRGFKVILNLNHFTLPIWLHDPIESREKALTNKRNGWVSERSVIEFAKFAAYLAYKFGDIVDMWSTFNEPMVVVELGYLAPYSGFPPGVMNPEAAKLVMLHMINAHALAYRMIKKFDRKKADPESKEPAEIGIIYNNIGVTYPFNPKDSKDLQASDNANFFHSGLFLTAIHRGKLNIEFDGETFVYLPYLKGNDWLGVNYYTREVVKYQDPMFPSIPLISFKGVPDYGYGCRPGTTSKDGNPVSDIGWEVYPKGMYDSIVAANEYGVPVYVTENGIADSKDVLRPYYIASHIEAMEEAYENGYDVRGYLHWALTDNYEWALGFRMRFGLYEVNLITKERKPRKKSVRVFREIVINNGLTSNIRKEILEEG, from the coding sequence TTGCTTCCAGAGAACTTTCTCTGGGGAGTTTCACAGTCCGGATTCCAGTTTGAAATGGGGGACAGACTGAGGAGGCACATTGATCCAAACACAGATTGGTGGTACTGGGTAAGAGATGAATATAATATCAAAAAAGGACTAGTAAGTGGGGATCTTCCCGAAGACGGTATAAATTCATATGAATTATATGAGAGAGACCAAGAAATTGCAAAGGATTTAGGGCTCAACACATATAGGATCGGAATTGAATGGAGCAGAGTATTTCCATGGCCAACGACTTTTGTCGACGTGGAGTATGAAATTGATGAGTCTTACGGGTTGGTAAAGGATGTGAAGATTTCTAAAGACGCATTAGAAAAACTTGATGAAATCGCTAACCAAAGGGAAATAATATATTATAGGAACCTAATAAATTCCCTAAGAAAGAGGGGTTTTAAGGTAATACTAAACCTAAATCATTTTACCCTCCCAATATGGCTTCATGATCCTATCGAATCTAGAGAAAAAGCCCTGACCAATAAGAGAAACGGATGGGTAAGCGAAAGGAGTGTTATAGAGTTTGCAAAATTTGCCGCGTATTTAGCATATAAATTCGGAGACATAGTAGACATGTGGAGCACATTTAATGAACCTATGGTGGTCGTCGAGTTGGGGTATTTAGCCCCATACTCAGGATTCCCCCCGGGAGTCATGAATCCAGAAGCAGCAAAGTTAGTTATGCTACATATGATAAACGCCCATGCTTTAGCATATAGGATGATAAAGAAATTTGACAGAAAAAAAGCTGATCCAGAATCAAAAGAACCAGCTGAAATAGGAATTATATACAATAACATCGGCGTCACATATCCGTTTAATCCGAAAGACTCAAAGGATCTACAAGCATCCGATAATGCCAATTTCTTCCACAGTGGGCTATTCTTAACGGCTATCCACAGGGGAAAATTAAATATCGAATTTGACGGAGAGACATTTGTTTACCTTCCATATTTAAAGGGCAATGATTGGCTGGGAGTGAATTATTATACAAGAGAAGTCGTTAAATACCAAGATCCCATGTTTCCAAGTATCCCTCTCATAAGCTTCAAGGGCGTTCCAGATTATGGATACGGATGTAGACCAGGAACGACGTCAAAGGACGGTAATCCTGTTAGTGACATTGGATGGGAGGTATATCCCAAAGGCATGTACGACTCTATAGTAGCTGCCAATGAATATGGAGTTCCTGTATACGTAACAGAAAACGGAATAGCAGATTCAAAAGATGTATTAAGGCCCTATTACATCGCATCTCACATTGAAGCCATGGAAGAGGCTTACGAAAATGGTTATGACGTGAGAGGATACTTACACTGGGCATTAACCGATAATTACGAATGGGCCTTAGGGTTCAGAATGAGGTTTGGCTTGTACGAAGTAAACTTGATAACCAAAGAGAGAAAACCCAGGAAAAAGAGTGTAAGAGTATTCAGAGAGATAGTTATTAATAATGGGCTAACAAGCAACATCAGGAAAGAGATCTTAGAGGAGGGGTAG
- a CDS encoding winged helix-turn-helix domain-containing protein → MLQALEKPMSSKELAKATNLSERTVRYALKVLKDSGIIREIYLLEDARKRLYTVNPGFKLEQGQDGIEISAL, encoded by the coding sequence GTGTTGCAAGCATTAGAGAAACCTATGTCTTCTAAGGAATTAGCAAAAGCAACTAATCTTTCTGAAAGGACGGTTCGATATGCTCTAAAGGTTTTGAAGGATTCAGGCATTATCAGAGAAATATACCTTCTTGAAGACGCCAGAAAGAGGTTGTACACAGTTAACCCAGGGTTCAAGCTAGAGCAGGGACAAGACGGTATCGAAATTAGTGCACTCTAG
- a CDS encoding tRNA uridine(34) 5-carboxymethylaminomethyl modification radical SAM/GNAT enzyme Elp3, translated as MGEFEKAVEEIVRALLNGEIKDREELNKLKIEVSRKYHLPRLPRNSEIWRALPKDRREEFRDLLKKKPTRTISGVAVVAMMTKPFPCPHGRCIYCPGGPSIGSPQSYTGKEPSALRAAQYGYHPYIIMMARLKQLHDIGHPIDKVEVIIQGGTFPAVDLDYQEWFIKCAFKAMNDFTYFKDIENLEEKLVRLILQNDKSVFEEDPKFKKAWERTHRKPYYYLEDEQRKNEKAKVRMVGLTIETRPDWAFERQIDRMLSFGTTRVELGVQTIFNFIHERTRRGHGVDEIVKATQLLRDAGLKINYHIMPGLPGSNFERDLYTFKTIFEDPRFRPDMLKIYPTLVTRDAPLYAWYKAGLYRPYTTQEALELLVEAYKIFPKWVRVMRIQRDIPAHLIVAGVKHSNLGQLVFEELIRRGIRPREIRFREVGHQMQKFGKIPEVEHIKLLREDYEAAGGTEIFLSFEDVKNDILIGFLRLRIPSEKAHRKEINCCPSAIVRELHVYGPLVPIGEKPKYEWQHRGYGRELLAEAERIAREEFDAKKILVISGVGVREYYRRFGYRKDGPYVSKRLDRAYADYGKSDKFDAHLNT; from the coding sequence ATGGGTGAGTTTGAGAAGGCTGTAGAGGAGATCGTGAGGGCTCTCCTTAATGGCGAGATTAAGGATAGGGAGGAGTTGAACAAGCTCAAGATAGAGGTCTCTAGGAAGTATCATCTTCCACGCTTACCCAGGAACTCTGAAATCTGGAGAGCGCTTCCTAAAGATAGAAGGGAGGAGTTTAGAGATCTTTTAAAGAAGAAGCCCACTAGAACTATCAGCGGGGTTGCCGTAGTTGCCATGATGACGAAGCCTTTCCCATGTCCTCATGGTCGGTGTATCTACTGCCCTGGGGGTCCTTCCATTGGTTCTCCCCAGAGCTACACTGGAAAGGAGCCTTCTGCCTTGAGGGCCGCTCAGTACGGGTATCATCCATACATAATAATGATGGCGAGGCTAAAGCAGCTCCACGATATTGGTCATCCAATTGATAAGGTTGAGGTGATAATCCAGGGAGGCACTTTCCCTGCCGTTGATTTGGATTATCAGGAATGGTTCATTAAGTGCGCCTTTAAGGCGATGAACGACTTTACCTACTTTAAGGACATAGAGAACCTTGAGGAGAAGCTTGTAAGGCTCATCCTTCAAAACGATAAGTCCGTATTTGAGGAGGATCCAAAGTTTAAGAAGGCCTGGGAGAGGACTCACAGGAAGCCTTACTACTATCTTGAAGATGAACAGAGAAAGAATGAGAAGGCTAAGGTTAGGATGGTTGGCTTGACTATTGAAACTAGGCCGGATTGGGCCTTCGAGAGGCAGATAGACAGAATGCTGTCCTTTGGAACGACGAGGGTTGAGCTTGGAGTGCAGACTATATTCAACTTCATTCACGAGAGGACGAGGAGGGGTCATGGGGTCGATGAGATAGTTAAGGCCACGCAGCTGTTGAGGGATGCCGGGCTGAAGATTAACTACCACATAATGCCCGGCCTTCCTGGGAGCAACTTCGAGAGGGATCTGTATACCTTCAAAACTATCTTTGAGGATCCAAGGTTCAGGCCTGATATGCTCAAAATATATCCCACCCTAGTGACTAGGGATGCCCCCTTATACGCTTGGTACAAAGCTGGCCTCTACAGGCCATACACAACCCAGGAAGCCCTTGAGCTATTGGTTGAGGCCTATAAGATCTTCCCGAAGTGGGTCAGGGTTATGAGGATCCAGAGGGACATTCCCGCTCACCTGATAGTTGCGGGGGTTAAGCACTCCAACCTTGGGCAACTCGTCTTTGAGGAACTAATCAGGAGGGGAATAAGGCCGAGGGAGATAAGGTTCAGGGAGGTTGGGCATCAGATGCAGAAGTTCGGTAAGATTCCTGAAGTCGAACATATCAAGCTGCTGAGGGAAGATTACGAGGCTGCAGGCGGAACGGAGATATTCCTCAGCTTTGAGGACGTAAAGAACGACATCCTCATTGGCTTCCTCCGTTTGAGGATTCCAAGCGAAAAAGCTCACAGGAAGGAGATAAACTGCTGTCCTTCAGCTATAGTAAGGGAGCTCCATGTTTATGGTCCTTTGGTCCCAATCGGGGAGAAGCCTAAGTACGAGTGGCAGCACAGGGGCTACGGCAGGGAGCTGTTGGCTGAGGCTGAAAGGATAGCGAGGGAGGAGTTCGATGCGAAGAAGATTCTCGTGATAAGCGGAGTTGGGGTTAGGGAGTACTACCGTAGATTCGGCTACAGGAAGGATGGGCCTTACGTAAGCAAGAGGCTCGACAGGGCTTACGCAGACTACGGAAAGAGCGATAAGTTTGATGCCCACCTTAACACTTGA
- a CDS encoding SDR family NAD(P)-dependent oxidoreductase, with product MKPLHELISLSGKTALITGAASGIGKAAAFRFAEAGADLYLVDINEEGLNLVRERIREKFNVNVETFRVDLSKKPEIDLLWEQLKGREPDVLVNNAGVYWFKDFLEVDEAFYRKVMAINLDSVFWMCQHFVKRRKERGGVIINVSSIEAFLPFAKGLVHYDASKLGVVALTRAIAREYGKKIRANVVVPGGIETEGVKRLKKEAIMKFDMEKIAISFNFNARLPMGRFGDPDEVARVILFLASDLASYVNGAIIPVDGGFLST from the coding sequence ATGAAGCCACTGCATGAGCTCATCTCACTCTCCGGAAAGACGGCCCTAATAACAGGTGCAGCCTCGGGAATAGGTAAAGCAGCTGCCTTCAGGTTTGCCGAGGCTGGGGCTGACCTATACCTTGTTGATATAAACGAAGAGGGCCTTAACCTCGTCAGGGAGAGAATTCGGGAGAAATTTAACGTCAATGTTGAAACATTCAGGGTCGACCTCTCAAAGAAACCTGAGATAGACTTACTCTGGGAGCAGCTTAAAGGCAGGGAGCCAGATGTCCTCGTGAATAACGCGGGAGTTTACTGGTTCAAGGACTTCCTCGAGGTTGATGAAGCTTTTTACAGGAAAGTAATGGCAATAAACCTTGACTCAGTCTTCTGGATGTGTCAGCACTTCGTGAAAAGGAGGAAGGAGCGCGGAGGAGTGATAATAAACGTCAGCTCCATAGAGGCGTTCCTCCCGTTTGCCAAGGGTTTGGTTCACTACGATGCCTCAAAGCTCGGCGTTGTGGCACTAACAAGGGCAATAGCTCGAGAATATGGAAAGAAGATAAGGGCGAACGTCGTTGTCCCGGGAGGAATCGAAACCGAGGGAGTAAAAAGACTGAAGAAAGAGGCGATAATGAAGTTTGACATGGAGAAGATCGCGATCTCCTTCAACTTCAATGCGAGACTTCCAATGGGGAGGTTTGGTGATCCCGATGAGGTAGCTAGGGTTATCCTGTTCCTCGCGAGCGATTTAGCTAGCTACGTCAATGGGGCAATAATTCCAGTTGACGGTGGGTTCCTATCCACGTGA
- a CDS encoding flavodoxin family protein, with translation MIVYSTRRGSTKKIAEAIAEGLGDEAFNLREEWPEEIEDFIVLGTPIYYEKPLPEVLEFVRRNDGLKGKVIAVFVVCMADLFGILGKRYAELRYLNLVKRGIKGDVIDERIFRGWVRKENPRTIKEAYSWGLELAEIFGGKRS, from the coding sequence ATGATAGTGTATTCAACTAGAAGGGGATCCACTAAGAAGATAGCTGAGGCCATTGCCGAAGGCCTGGGGGATGAGGCTTTCAACCTCAGGGAGGAATGGCCGGAGGAGATAGAGGATTTTATAGTCCTTGGAACTCCAATATACTACGAAAAGCCTCTGCCTGAAGTCTTAGAGTTCGTTCGGAGGAACGATGGGCTGAAGGGAAAAGTCATTGCCGTGTTCGTGGTTTGTATGGCCGATCTCTTTGGAATTTTGGGGAAGAGGTACGCGGAGCTTAGGTACCTCAATCTCGTTAAGAGAGGGATTAAGGGCGATGTCATTGATGAGAGGATCTTTAGGGGATGGGTAAGAAAGGAAAACCCCAGGACGATTAAGGAAGCTTATTCCTGGGGCCTTGAGCTTGCTGAAATATTTGGAGGGAAGAGAAGCTAA
- a CDS encoding YkgJ family cysteine cluster protein, translating to MRFKPKPFLKPVKFKCLFCLECCRGRHVYLTYKDIERLVKAGYDPQEFLTFSIENGKVKFVLSVREWDLGCIFHDPETGKCKVHPHRPLICRIYPFMVSRRPLGVEGEKPIEFNGVKYWLYYDENCPGINVEDGDGIITPEEILKLGIKFEEELECTNFDTVLSLL from the coding sequence TTGAGGTTCAAGCCTAAGCCATTCCTTAAGCCTGTTAAGTTCAAGTGTCTTTTCTGCCTTGAATGTTGCAGGGGTAGGCATGTCTACCTAACGTACAAAGACATCGAAAGGCTAGTTAAAGCCGGCTACGATCCCCAGGAATTCTTAACATTCTCAATAGAGAACGGGAAGGTGAAGTTTGTCCTTTCGGTTAGGGAGTGGGATCTTGGCTGTATCTTCCACGATCCCGAGACGGGTAAGTGCAAAGTTCACCCACACAGACCTCTCATCTGCAGGATCTATCCATTTATGGTGTCTAGGAGGCCCCTTGGTGTTGAAGGTGAAAAACCAATAGAGTTCAACGGTGTTAAGTACTGGCTCTATTACGACGAGAATTGCCCAGGAATAAATGTTGAGGATGGGGATGGAATAATAACTCCTGAAGAGATTCTTAAACTGGGCATAAAATTTGAGGAAGAGCTAGAGTGCACTAATTTCGATACCGTCTTGTCCCTGCTCTAG